The following are encoded together in the Falsiruegeria litorea R37 genome:
- a CDS encoding gamma-glutamylcyclotransferase has product MRFGLDRFHELDLQAIEEGWPPGWRMDHREREQNRQTVLSERLNRDLWVFAYGSLIWDPAVHLTEYRYGSLKGWHRSFCMRLDGGRGTHERPGLMAALDAGGHCDGVVFRIPADLVDQETQFMWRREMFSGSYVPSFLEIETPQGPVEALTFLMDRTNSRYMPNVPLDTAAGMIALAEGSLGPNFAYLDSLVRHLDDLGLEDEGMRILHNQAGLIRASAQNSRSLKETPDTGP; this is encoded by the coding sequence ATGCGGTTTGGATTAGACCGCTTTCACGAGCTTGATTTGCAAGCCATCGAAGAGGGGTGGCCACCGGGTTGGCGCATGGATCACCGAGAACGGGAACAGAACCGTCAAACCGTTCTGTCCGAACGCCTTAATCGAGACCTTTGGGTGTTCGCGTACGGTTCCTTGATCTGGGATCCTGCCGTTCATTTGACTGAGTATCGTTACGGGTCACTCAAGGGGTGGCATCGAAGCTTTTGCATGCGTCTTGATGGGGGCAGAGGGACCCATGAACGCCCGGGGTTAATGGCTGCTTTGGACGCTGGGGGTCACTGCGATGGAGTGGTCTTTCGCATCCCTGCAGATCTTGTCGATCAGGAAACCCAATTCATGTGGCGGCGCGAGATGTTTTCGGGATCGTACGTTCCTTCGTTCTTGGAAATAGAGACTCCTCAGGGTCCAGTTGAGGCTTTGACGTTTCTGATGGATAGGACGAATTCACGTTATATGCCTAATGTTCCACTGGACACCGCCGCAGGTATGATCGCGTTGGCTGAAGGGAGTTTGGGGCCGAACTTCGCTTATCTTGATTCCCTGGTTCGTCACTTGGATGACCTGGGCCTGGAAGATGAAGGCATGCGGATTTTGCATAATCAGGCTGGGCTGATACGTGCGTCAGCTCAAAATTCCCGATCGCTGAAAGAAACGCCAGATACAGGGCCTTAA
- a CDS encoding GlxA family transcriptional regulator → MQDWSKTSAATQHIGVLLFDGFSNHCLANTVEPLRAANMLSGRALYDWQFLSLDTGAVTSSSGLQVAPHQSLSQATGDLLVVMPSYGFLSHSGWRTQAALRSAIGRFDTLVGMDTGSWLLAEAGLLDRHRATIHWEELIGFAERFPEVEAVRERFVIDRDRITCSGAMAAFDLVMHLIGRDQGQALALEVAQLFMTRDSARSHSGGAGPASMFVNRALAIMQENLEHPIPIPEVARRVGRTQKVLETRMKEDLGASPAQVYRRLRLNLARKLVMESDLPIAEIALRSGYDDPSAMTRAFRKEFGKSPRALRS, encoded by the coding sequence ATGCAGGATTGGTCAAAAACTTCCGCCGCGACGCAGCACATCGGTGTTCTATTGTTTGATGGTTTTTCCAACCATTGCCTTGCCAACACTGTCGAACCCTTGCGCGCCGCGAATATGCTGTCAGGCCGGGCTCTTTATGATTGGCAGTTTCTGTCTTTGGACACCGGTGCCGTCACATCTTCATCTGGCCTGCAGGTGGCCCCGCACCAATCGTTGAGCCAAGCAACAGGCGATCTGTTGGTGGTTATGCCGTCGTACGGCTTTCTATCGCACAGCGGCTGGAGAACCCAAGCGGCCCTACGCTCGGCTATTGGGCGGTTTGACACGCTGGTTGGAATGGACACAGGCAGTTGGTTGTTGGCCGAAGCCGGCCTGCTAGATCGTCATCGCGCCACCATCCACTGGGAAGAATTGATCGGTTTCGCAGAACGATTCCCCGAGGTCGAGGCCGTCCGCGAGCGCTTTGTCATTGACCGGGATCGCATCACCTGTTCGGGGGCTATGGCTGCTTTCGATTTGGTGATGCACCTGATCGGGCGCGATCAGGGGCAAGCCTTGGCGTTGGAAGTGGCACAATTGTTCATGACCCGGGATTCCGCACGGTCGCATTCAGGGGGCGCAGGACCGGCAAGCATGTTTGTGAACAGAGCCTTGGCAATCATGCAAGAGAACCTGGAACACCCCATTCCAATCCCCGAAGTGGCCCGGCGCGTTGGTCGAACGCAAAAGGTACTAGAAACAAGAATGAAAGAAGATCTTGGGGCGTCCCCGGCTCAGGTCTACCGACGCCTTCGCCTTAACCTAGCGCGAAAGCTGGTCATGGAATCGGATTTGCCAATAGCTGAAATCGCATTGCGGTCAGGGTATGACGACCCTAGCGCAATGACACGCGCATTCCGAAAAGAGTTTGGCAAGTCGCCCCGCGCTTTGCGCAGTTAA
- a CDS encoding acyl-CoA dehydrogenase family protein — protein sequence MQFGLTEEQSMIIDTTRAFVENELYPHEAEVERTGHLPMEIIKDVQVKAIEAGLYAANMPEEVGGAGLDTLTWLMYEKELGRANYALHWTCVARPSNILMAGTDEQKEKYLYPCMKGEKWDCLAMTEPGAGSDLRGMTATARADGDDFILNGTKHFISHADIADFSIVFMATGEEDTPRGPKKLITAFFVDKDTPGFTVRDGYRNVSHRGYTNAVLEFDDCRIPKSAMLGELHKGFDLANTWLGATRLQVAATCLGRAERAMQHAVEYSAERKQFGQQIGKFQGISFKLADMATELKAADLLTWEAGWKFDQGTVTESDMSMAKLKATEMLAMVADEAIQIHGGMGLMDELPLERIWRDARVERIWEGTSEIQRHIISRELLRPLGG from the coding sequence ATGCAGTTTGGCCTGACCGAAGAACAGTCGATGATCATCGACACCACCCGCGCCTTTGTTGAAAATGAGCTTTACCCGCACGAGGCCGAAGTCGAACGCACCGGCCACCTGCCGATGGAGATCATCAAGGATGTGCAGGTCAAAGCGATAGAGGCAGGCCTGTATGCTGCCAACATGCCTGAAGAGGTGGGCGGCGCGGGCCTCGATACACTGACCTGGCTGATGTATGAAAAAGAGCTGGGGCGCGCTAACTATGCGCTGCACTGGACTTGTGTTGCGCGTCCGTCAAACATTCTGATGGCGGGCACTGATGAGCAAAAGGAAAAGTACCTCTACCCTTGCATGAAAGGGGAGAAGTGGGACTGTTTGGCCATGACCGAGCCGGGCGCGGGTTCCGATCTGCGCGGCATGACAGCGACCGCGCGCGCGGATGGCGATGATTTCATCCTGAACGGCACCAAGCATTTCATCAGTCATGCGGACATCGCCGATTTTTCGATCGTGTTCATGGCGACCGGTGAAGAGGACACGCCGCGCGGACCGAAGAAGCTGATCACGGCCTTTTTCGTGGACAAGGACACCCCCGGTTTCACCGTCCGTGACGGGTACCGAAACGTCAGCCATCGGGGCTATACCAACGCGGTGCTGGAATTCGACGATTGCCGTATCCCGAAATCGGCCATGCTGGGCGAGTTGCACAAAGGGTTCGACTTGGCCAACACCTGGCTGGGGGCCACCCGTTTGCAGGTTGCGGCCACCTGTCTGGGTCGCGCCGAACGGGCTATGCAGCACGCAGTTGAATATTCAGCCGAGCGCAAGCAGTTCGGCCAGCAGATCGGCAAATTCCAGGGCATTTCTTTCAAGCTGGCCGATATGGCGACCGAACTGAAAGCCGCAGACCTGCTGACCTGGGAAGCAGGGTGGAAATTCGACCAAGGCACCGTCACCGAGTCCGATATGTCGATGGCCAAGCTGAAAGCGACCGAGATGCTGGCCATGGTCGCGGACGAAGCGATCCAAATTCACGGCGGCATGGGCCTGATGGACGAGCTGCCACTGGAACGCATCTGGCGTGACGCACGGGTTGAGCGCATCTGGGAGGGGACAAGCGAAATCCAGCGGCATATCATCAGCCGAGAACTGCTGAGACCGCTAGGAGGCTGA
- a CDS encoding SelT/SelW/SelH family protein — MTKPAISITYCIGCNWMLRAAWMAQELLSTFQEDLGSVTLVPGETGGVFEITLNKEVIWERKRDGGFPDVKELKSRVRDRIDPERDLGHLDRAADISQD, encoded by the coding sequence ATGACAAAACCCGCCATCTCGATCACATACTGTATTGGCTGCAACTGGATGCTCCGCGCTGCCTGGATGGCGCAAGAGCTGCTCTCGACCTTTCAAGAGGATTTGGGGTCGGTGACGCTGGTGCCGGGTGAGACGGGTGGCGTGTTTGAGATCACTTTGAACAAAGAGGTGATCTGGGAACGCAAGCGGGATGGCGGCTTTCCGGATGTGAAAGAGCTGAAATCGCGCGTGCGGGACCGGATCGACCCGGAACGCGACCTGGGCCATCTGGACAGGGCGGCAGACATTTCACAGGACTAG
- a CDS encoding acetate--CoA ligase family protein → MTRDLARVLNPTSIAVIGGGAWCASIIEAAQRIGYQGRIFPVHPSGKEIAGIKAIEKLEDWDGPIDAAFIGVNRFATLEVVSSLRELGAGGAVCFASGFTEALAEDASGADLQAQLVAAAGGMPILGPNCYGFVNALDRAAIWPDQHGMQPVERGVAILTQSSNIAINLTMQRRGLPIAYMVTCGNMAQTSQAAIARQLLDDDRVTAIGLHIEGFGNLREWEALAAKAHDRGVPLVALKVGASEQAQAAAVSHTASLAGSDAGAQALLDRLGIARLHGLPAFLETLKLLHANGLLTSNKIASISCSGGEASLIADLSTARDLVFPPLSESQKQELKAALGPMVALANPLDYHTYIWRDTQAMTRAWKGMTGEGIGMTFSIVDYPHTDYTDWTCATQAALAVRAETGAPFAVVATLPELMPEHVADELMAGGVVPIMGLEEALAAAEAASHTKAPVLEPVCLPGTAEPDQVLTEAEAKEALASHGLPIPRNMVVSALDAAQACSELTPPFAVKGIGLAHKSEHGAVRLGVQASNLDEASRAVGTDTVLVEEMADGAVVELLIGVTRDPAHGFVMTVGAGGVLTEVLRDTVSLLVPSTQNQVKQALNRLKCAPLLHGYRGKPAADLDAIVAAVNAVQAYVLANADTLAEVEINPLICTAEGAVAVDALIRKASS, encoded by the coding sequence ATGACGCGTGACCTAGCCCGAGTGTTGAACCCAACCTCTATCGCCGTGATTGGTGGTGGGGCATGGTGTGCCTCGATCATCGAGGCCGCACAGCGCATCGGTTATCAGGGGCGGATCTTTCCGGTGCACCCTTCAGGTAAAGAGATCGCCGGTATCAAGGCGATTGAGAAGCTCGAGGATTGGGACGGCCCAATCGACGCCGCCTTCATCGGGGTGAACCGTTTTGCCACGCTCGAGGTCGTATCGTCATTGCGAGAATTGGGCGCGGGCGGTGCGGTGTGCTTTGCTTCCGGCTTTACCGAGGCCTTGGCCGAGGACGCCAGCGGCGCTGATTTGCAAGCACAGCTGGTGGCTGCTGCGGGTGGGATGCCCATCCTTGGTCCGAACTGCTATGGGTTCGTCAATGCCTTGGATCGGGCCGCGATCTGGCCGGATCAGCATGGGATGCAGCCGGTCGAGCGGGGCGTTGCGATCCTGACCCAAAGCTCGAACATCGCCATCAACCTGACCATGCAACGCCGGGGCTTGCCGATTGCCTATATGGTGACCTGCGGGAACATGGCGCAGACATCGCAGGCGGCGATTGCCAGGCAGTTGCTCGACGATGACCGGGTTACCGCCATCGGCCTGCACATCGAAGGCTTTGGGAACCTGCGCGAATGGGAAGCTCTGGCCGCCAAAGCCCATGACCGGGGCGTGCCGCTGGTGGCGCTCAAGGTCGGTGCGTCCGAGCAAGCACAGGCGGCAGCGGTGTCACACACCGCCTCGCTTGCTGGCAGCGACGCGGGTGCGCAAGCCTTGTTGGATCGTTTGGGCATCGCCCGTTTGCACGGGCTCCCCGCGTTCCTTGAAACGTTGAAGCTGCTCCATGCCAATGGCCTGCTGACCTCGAACAAGATCGCGTCGATCAGCTGCTCGGGTGGCGAGGCGAGCTTGATTGCGGACTTGTCCACCGCCCGCGATCTGGTGTTTCCCCCTTTGTCAGAGTCGCAAAAACAGGAATTGAAAGCCGCGCTTGGCCCGATGGTCGCCTTGGCAAACCCGCTAGACTACCACACTTACATTTGGCGCGACACGCAGGCGATGACCCGCGCGTGGAAAGGGATGACGGGCGAGGGGATTGGTATGACCTTTTCCATCGTCGACTACCCGCATACCGATTACACAGACTGGACCTGTGCCACGCAAGCGGCCTTGGCTGTCCGAGCAGAAACAGGCGCGCCTTTTGCTGTTGTCGCAACACTGCCCGAGTTGATGCCTGAACACGTGGCTGACGAATTGATGGCCGGTGGCGTTGTTCCGATCATGGGGCTGGAAGAGGCGCTTGCGGCAGCTGAGGCCGCAAGCCATACAAAAGCCCCTGTATTAGAGCCTGTTTGCCTGCCAGGTACAGCCGAGCCAGATCAAGTTTTAACAGAGGCTGAAGCCAAAGAGGCCTTGGCTTCACACGGCCTGCCAATCCCGCGAAACATGGTGGTGTCTGCACTGGATGCGGCTCAGGCGTGTTCCGAGTTGACACCTCCCTTTGCGGTCAAGGGCATTGGCCTTGCGCATAAGTCCGAACATGGCGCCGTTCGCTTGGGTGTGCAGGCGTCCAACCTAGATGAAGCCTCCCGCGCTGTAGGCACGGACACTGTCCTCGTCGAGGAAATGGCTGATGGTGCCGTGGTCGAATTGCTGATTGGCGTGACGCGCGACCCGGCGCATGGTTTCGTCATGACCGTAGGGGCAGGTGGCGTGTTGACCGAGGTGCTGAGGGACACGGTATCCTTGCTGGTTCCATCCACCCAAAATCAGGTAAAACAGGCTCTAAATAGGCTCAAATGCGCCCCATTGCTGCACGGCTATCGTGGCAAACCGGCGGCTGATCTTGACGCCATCGTCGCGGCCGTGAACGCGGTGCAGGCCTATGTGCTTGCCAATGCCGATACCCTGGCCGAAGTTGAAATCAATCCCTTGATCTGCACCGCCGAGGGCGCGGTTGCGGTCGACGCTCTGATCCGAAAGGCAAGCTCATGA
- a CDS encoding carnitinyl-CoA dehydratase, translating to MNPVKTKRDGAILEVTLDRPKANAIDLATSRVMGEVFRDFRDDPELRVAILTGGGEKFFCPGWDLKAAADGDAVDGDYGVGGFGGLQELRDMNKPVIAAVNGIACGGGLELMISADIIISADHASFALPEIRSGTIADAASVKLPKRIPYHVAMELLLTGRWFDAEEAKHWGLVNEIVPGDQLMDRAWEMARLLASGPPLVYASIKEVVRESEDAKFRDIMNQIQRRQLATIDTLYGSEDNLEGARAFAEKRDPVWKGK from the coding sequence ATGAACCCGGTAAAGACAAAACGCGACGGTGCAATCCTTGAGGTGACGCTGGACCGACCCAAGGCCAATGCCATCGATCTGGCAACCAGCCGTGTGATGGGCGAGGTTTTTCGCGACTTTCGCGATGATCCCGAACTGCGCGTCGCGATCCTGACCGGCGGTGGCGAAAAGTTCTTTTGTCCCGGCTGGGATCTGAAGGCCGCCGCCGATGGCGACGCTGTGGATGGCGATTATGGTGTTGGCGGTTTTGGGGGGCTGCAAGAGCTGCGGGACATGAACAAGCCGGTGATTGCCGCTGTGAACGGCATCGCCTGTGGCGGTGGTCTGGAGCTCATGATCTCGGCCGATATCATCATTTCCGCCGACCACGCCAGCTTTGCCCTGCCTGAAATCCGTTCAGGAACAATCGCAGATGCGGCCAGTGTCAAACTGCCCAAGCGCATCCCCTATCACGTGGCGATGGAGTTGCTGCTGACTGGGCGTTGGTTCGATGCCGAAGAGGCCAAGCATTGGGGACTGGTGAACGAGATCGTGCCAGGTGATCAACTGATGGACCGCGCATGGGAAATGGCGCGTCTGCTGGCGAGCGGCCCGCCGCTGGTCTATGCCTCGATCAAAGAGGTTGTGCGCGAGTCTGAAGACGCCAAATTCCGCGATATCATGAACCAGATACAGCGCAGACAGTTGGCCACCATCGACACGCTTTACGGGTCCGAGGATAATCTGGAAGGCGCGCGCGCCTTTGCCGAAAAACGCGACCCGGTGTGGAAGGGTAAGTAA
- a CDS encoding class I SAM-dependent DNA methyltransferase — protein sequence MSKKEPDLHSAYALETPDDHKRLYAEWAGDYDDSFAAREDYQLHIHTARAFVGAGGQGPVLDVGAGTGLCGGVLAGLGVGPIDATDISAEMLDQAMRKDIYRDAIEADLNDGIPVPRESYSGIVSSGTFTHGHVGPEVIPALLRVARHGAQFALSINAKHFETQGFSDALKALDGDKIHNLSLPQVRIYGDLAAGENKDDTAFVALFEKT from the coding sequence ATGAGTAAAAAAGAACCCGATCTGCACAGTGCATACGCACTTGAAACACCGGACGACCACAAACGGCTCTATGCCGAATGGGCGGGTGATTATGATGACAGCTTTGCAGCGCGCGAAGACTATCAACTGCATATCCACACCGCGCGGGCGTTTGTGGGCGCGGGCGGTCAAGGGCCAGTGTTGGACGTGGGCGCAGGCACCGGCCTGTGCGGTGGTGTCCTGGCGGGATTGGGCGTCGGGCCGATTGATGCCACTGACATCAGCGCCGAAATGTTGGATCAGGCGATGCGCAAAGACATCTATCGCGACGCGATCGAGGCAGATCTGAACGACGGCATCCCGGTGCCGCGCGAAAGCTATTCCGGCATCGTCTCGTCGGGCACGTTCACGCACGGGCATGTCGGCCCCGAAGTGATACCGGCCCTATTGCGCGTGGCCCGTCACGGCGCCCAGTTTGCGTTGTCAATCAACGCCAAGCATTTCGAGACGCAGGGCTTCTCTGACGCGCTAAAGGCTCTTGATGGGGACAAGATCCACAACCTGTCCCTGCCGCAAGTGCGTATTTATGGTGATTTGGCTGCAGGAGAGAACAAGGACGACACAGCCTTTGTCGCCCTGTTCGAAAAGACCTAG
- a CDS encoding SDR family oxidoreductase, which yields MTKTLFSFGLGYTARALVRSLDDGWRFIGTSRGEDRGKALPGVEMHQWPGTRPSLDGVTHLLISAGPNEAGDPVLAEFRDEIAARADQFDWVGYLSTTAVYGDRNGGWVDETTGIAPSSVRGDLRVAAERDWQSIPGLPLHIFRLAGIYGPGRGPFSKVRAGTARRIVKPGQVFSRIHVDDIAQVLRASIAQPRPGAIYNLCDDDPAPPQDVIGLAAELLGLPLPAEVPFDEAGMSAMARSFYGENKRVRNDLIKSELGVELLYRSYREGLRALLKVETEALERKSDAWF from the coding sequence ATGACTAAGACGCTCTTCTCCTTTGGCCTTGGATACACTGCTCGCGCCTTGGTGCGCAGCCTGGATGACGGTTGGCGCTTTATCGGTACCAGTCGTGGTGAGGACCGCGGCAAGGCCCTGCCCGGGGTCGAGATGCATCAATGGCCCGGCACACGCCCCAGTTTGGACGGCGTGACCCACCTGCTGATCTCGGCAGGTCCCAATGAGGCAGGTGATCCGGTTTTGGCCGAGTTTCGCGACGAGATTGCGGCGCGGGCGGATCAGTTCGATTGGGTCGGGTATCTGTCCACAACGGCGGTTTATGGGGATCGGAACGGTGGATGGGTGGATGAAACCACCGGGATCGCACCTTCGTCCGTGAGGGGGGATTTGCGGGTTGCAGCGGAACGCGATTGGCAGTCCATTCCTGGCCTGCCGCTGCACATCTTTCGACTTGCCGGGATCTATGGCCCAGGACGGGGCCCATTTTCCAAAGTGCGCGCGGGTACGGCGCGGCGCATCGTGAAGCCGGGGCAGGTGTTCTCGCGCATCCATGTCGACGATATTGCGCAAGTGTTGCGTGCCTCGATCGCGCAGCCAAGGCCGGGTGCAATCTACAACTTGTGTGATGATGATCCCGCGCCGCCACAGGACGTGATCGGGTTGGCGGCAGAGCTGCTGGGGTTGCCCCTGCCCGCCGAAGTGCCCTTTGACGAGGCGGGGATGAGTGCCATGGCGCGCAGTTTCTATGGCGAGAATAAGCGGGTGCGCAATGACCTGATCAAGTCGGAACTTGGGGTAGAGTTGCTCTACCGCTCATACCGCGAAGGGTTGCGTGCCTTGCTCAAGGTCGAAACCGAAGCCTTGGAGCGGAAGTCAGACGCCTGGTTCTAA